One genomic window of Choristoneura fumiferana chromosome 14, NRCan_CFum_1, whole genome shotgun sequence includes the following:
- the LOC141434682 gene encoding beta-hexosaminidase subunit beta-like: MLRYIIIFNVFGAFCSTGQFMVNPGPKFPPTKGEVWPKPQYENKKSTFYTFDLEHFTVKIVGTKCDLVTSAVDRFKNDQQRLSASVVQPRRRPVKKRGRASDRVAATELLVDLTAPCEDYPHLDMDESYNLTVAVSSKLTSASVWGIIRGLETFSQLLYLSNNYEEIRLNMTEINDYPRYSHRGLLLDTSRHYISLNNIYLTLDAMAMNKMNVFHWHIVDDQSFPYQSEKFPELSEHGAYHPSMVYTKVDIETVVNYARERGIRVLPEIDVPGHTRSWGLAYPSILTECYRNNKVVGLGPMNPIHNATYKLLRDLIQEVQDWFPDKYYHIGGDEVDMDCWQSNPTLLDYMSKNNMSDVKELHALFMTKVIPLLGDRSQPIVWQEVFDENVALSENTLVQIWKDTPAVEREINKVLRAGYKVLYSESWYLDHLSSGGDWESYYKCDPRELAHNPSLAKNIVGGEACMWGEVVDDRNVISRVWPRASAVAEVLWSAANASAQLDSARRRIEEHTCRMIRRDIGAQPPNGPGFCVVPI; this comes from the exons ATGTtacgctatattattatttttaatgtttttggcGCTTTTTGTTCGACTGGCCAGTTTATGGTGAACCCGGGGCCTAAGTTCCCGCCGACCAAAGGAGAAGTGTGGCCTAAGCCCCAGTATGAAAACAAGAAAAGTACATTTTACACTTTCGATCTTGAACATTTCACCGTCAAG ATAGTTGGCACCAAGTGTGACCTCGTGACGAGTGCAGTTGACCGCTTCAAGAACGACCAGCAACGGCTCTCCGCGTCGGTCGTGCAGCCGCGACGCCGGCCCGTGAAGAAGCGCGGCCGGGCCTCGGACCGCGTCGCCGCCACCGAGCTGCTGGTCGACCTCACGGCGCCTTGCGAAGACTACCCGCATCTTGATATGGACGAGAGCT ATAACCTCACCGTTGCAGTGTCTTCGAAGCTGACGAGCGCCTCTGTCTGGGGCATCATTAGAGGGTTGGAGACCTTCTCCCAGCTACTCTATCTCTCCAACAACTATGAG GAAATCAGGCTAAATATGACGGAGATTAATGATTATCCACGTTATTCTCATCGAGGATTGCTGCTTGACACATCCAGGCATTATATTTCCTtgaacaatatttatttgactCTAGACGCTATGGCGatgaataaaatgaatgttTTCCACTGGCATATAGTCGATGATCAGAGTTTCCCGTACCAAAGTGAAAAGTTTCCAGAACTGAG cgAACATGGTGCCTACCATCCTTCAATGGTTTATACGAAGGTAGACATCGAAACTGTGGTCAATTATGCTAGGGAGCGCGGTATTCGAGTGCTCCCAGAAATTGATGTACCAG GTCACACAAGATCTTGGGGTCTGGCGTATCCTAGTATCCTGACGGAATGTTATAGAAACAACAAAGTGGTCGGACTGGGTCCAATGAACCCGATACATAATGCAACGTACAAGCTGCTCAGGGATCTGATCCAGGAGGTTCAGGATTGGTTCCCGGACAAGTACTATCACATTGGAGGGGATGAGGTGGATATGGATTGTTG GCAATCAAATCCTACGCTTCTAGATTACATGTCAAAGAATAACATGTCGGATGTAAAGGAATTGCACGCGCTCTTCATGACTAAAGTCATTCCACTGCTTGGAGATAGATCTCAACCTATTGTGTGGCAG GAGGTATTTGACGAAAATGTCGCCTTGTCAGAAAATACACTGGTGCAAATATGGAAGGATACCCCAGCTGTAGAAAGAGAAATTAACAAA GTTCTGCGAGCCGGCTACAAGGTCTTGTATTCCGAGTCGTGGTATTTAGACCACCTTAGTAGCGGCGGCGACTGGGAGTCCTACTACAAGTGTGACCCTCGGGAGCTGGCTCACAACCCCTCGCTGGCCAAAAACATCGTCGGCGGAGAGGCCTGCATGTGGGGAGAAGTCGTCGACGACAGGAATGTTATCAGCAG AGTTTGGCCCCGTGCAAGTGCCGTGGCTGAAGTGCTGTGGAGCGCTGCTAATGCGTCCGCGCAACTCGACTCGGCGCGGCGACGGATAGAGGAACACACGTGCCGCATGATCCGCCGGGACATTGGGGCCCAGCCCCCGAACGGGCCCGGGTTCTGTGTCGTGCCCATCTAG
- the EMC7 gene encoding ER membrane protein complex subunit 7, which translates to MYPPSLSIVGLSFILGGAFSAVNSVEEDVGSGRYVIEGRVFPAEEVDVGNWQVETRVHVNGGEYIGFIRDDGSFVIHNVPSGSYVVEIIHPDYLYEPVRVEINSKGKYRARKVNFVQTSQVIQVPYPLRMKVLSKFRYFQVREQWRVTDFLFNPMVIMMVLPLLLIMVLPKMMNDPETKEDLKQISNLAKMGEMPEMSEMITSLFSGGASKPATAKAKQIKKRQ; encoded by the coding sequence ATGTATCCACCCTCACTGTCGATCGTAGGATTGTCGTTTATATTGGGTGGTGCTTTTTCCGCTGTTAATTCCGTCGAAGAAGATGTCGGGAGCGGGCGATACGTGATTGAAGGGCGAGTGTTTCCCGCAGAGGAAGTGGACGTGGGAAACTGGCAGGTGGAGACCCGAGTCCACGTCAACGGAGGCGAGTACATAGGATTCATAAGAGACGACGGCTCCTTCGTGATTCACAACGTCCCATCGGGCTCATACGTTGTTGAAATCATCCATCCAGACTATTTATACGAACCAGTCAGAGTAGAAATCAATTCTAAGGGCAAATACCGCGCCAGAAAGGTCAACTTCGTCCAAACGTCACAAGTTATACAAGTCCCATACCCATTGAGAATGAAGGTGTTATCGAAATTCCGTTATTTTCAAGTACGCGAGCAATGGAGGGTTACAGACTTCCTGTTCAACCCTATGGTCATCATGATGGTGCTTCCGCTGCTTCTTATCATGGTTCTGCCTAAGATGATGAATGACCCCGAGACCAAAGAAGACCTAAAACAGATCAGTAACTTGGCCAAGATGGGAGAAATGCCAGAGATGTCAGAGATGATCACTTCCTTGTTCAGTGGGGGTGCGTCAAAGCCAGCCACTGCAAAGGCCAAGCAGATAAAGAAGCGCCAATGA